TAACACAGACAGAATAGCCATTGTGCAGCGCGGCACGAAAAAGCCTAAAAATATCACAAGCAAAATTAATAATGAATATCCCGTAAAAAAGGCTGACAATGAGGCGAGCAGCGCACTTCCTCTAAAGGACATAGCCCGGTAAAAACACACAAGAGCTAGCAGAGGCACAATCTCAAAAAACAAAGCCAAATCTTTTAAAACAGGCTCTAGCTGATAATGCACCCAAAGAAAGCCCGCTTAGCGAGGCTTTAGATGAGCCTGCAAGCAAAACTAGCCAAATACTAGACGCAAAAAAGGGCAAAAATATAGAATCTAAGCCCAAAACTGCTCAAAAAGCCGCTCAAGAGGAGCTGCAAGCTAAGGGAGATAAGAAAAAAGGCGCTAAGAGCGCAAAAAATAAAAAGCAAGATTCCCTCCCAGCCCAAAGTGCGCAAAATCCCAAAGGCGAGGTTATCCATGAGCCAAAATTAGCAAGCGCGCTTGCTGCATCAAATAGTGAGGATTTACAATCAAGTGAAAATGCTATAGATGAAATCCTCCCAGCACCCCTGCAGGAGCAAAGCGCCAAAGGCTCACAAAAACAAAATATAGCGCCAAAAGATAATGCCAAAGTCCAAGCACCTGCGCTAGCAGCTTTGGAGACGGGTGCGAAAAATGCTAAAGATTCTAAAGAGGAGAAAAAACAAAAGACGCAAAAGCCTCAAAACGCAGAGTCAAGCGCTAAGCCTGCTCAGAGCCAAAGTGCGCAAAGTCAAGCGCTAAGCCTTGATGAGCCAGCACAGAATCTAGCCGCACAAGAGCAGGAGGAGGCGCCAAGCTTTGCTGAAATGCTCATGAATGGGGGCAAAAAAAAGGGCGAAAAAGCCAAAGATGAGCCAGATATAGAATCTAAGCCAAAGGCTAGTGCAAATAAACAAAGTCTTGAGACAGCTCAAAGTGCGCAAGCACAGCGCACGCAGATTCTATACCGCTCCGCACAGGCAAAGCAAAGCCTAAGGAATTTCGCACAAAGCCTGCGTGAAGAGGTGCTAAACTACAAGCCACCCATCACTAAGCTTAGCCTTGAGCTTAATCCACAGAATCTAGGCACCTTGGAGCTTACTATCACCAAAAAGGGCAAAGATTTGCACATTCAAGTGCTATCAAACGCCACAGCCATTGGATTATTCCTGCAAAATCAAGCAGATTTCAAGGCAAATCTCACACAAGTAGGCTTTAATAATGTGGATTTGAGTTTTGCTTCAAATGAGGGCGGTGGCGGTGGTTCAGGCACGCAAAGGCAAAATAATCAAGCAGCAGAACAAGAAGAAGGGAACAAAAATAGCTTGGAGGATTTGCAAAGTAATGAAATGCAGGTGATGAATATCACACTTCCCAAATACG
This genomic stretch from Helicobacter jaachi harbors:
- a CDS encoding flagellar hook-length control protein FliK, coding for METGAKNAKDSKEEKKQKTQKPQNAESSAKPAQSQSAQSQALSLDEPAQNLAAQEQEEAPSFAEMLMNGGKKKGEKAKDEPDIESKPKASANKQSLETAQSAQAQRTQILYRSAQAKQSLRNFAQSLREEVLNYKPPITKLSLELNPQNLGTLELTITKKGKDLHIQVLSNATAIGLFLQNQADFKANLTQVGFNNVDLSFASNEGGGGGSGTQRQNNQAAEQEEGNKNSLEDLQSNEMQVMNITLPKYA